CGCTGCTGTTGTCCTCCACTCATTTGAGAAGGTTTGTGATGAAGTCTATCCCCTAATCCAACAGCCTGTAACATTTGTTTTGCCTCTTTCTCCCTTTTTCTTTTGGATATACCACCAAAAATCATAGGCATTGCTACATTTTCGAGAGCTGTAAGATTGGGTAATAAGTTATATGATTGAAAAACGAATCCTACATGCTTCTGACGAAACTTGGTAACCTGTTTTTCATTCATTTTTTCAATTGACTGCCCTTTTATGATTATTTGTCCTTTTGTAGGTTTTTCAAGTCCTGCTATCATATTAAGTAGCGTAGATTTACCAGAACCAGAGGTTCCAAGGATACAACAACACTCACCTTTTTTAATATTAAGACTTATACCTTTTAAAGCTTCAACCCGTTCATTTCCCATTTTATATATTTTTTTTAATTCTTTTATCTCAATAATATCGCTCATATATTCCTTGTATACTAAATATATCAGATTGATACATCAGTATACTCTCCTTTCTTATTTCTGCTTTATATTATTTTCCTATATAATATTTAGATAAACGTTGTGGAGTATTCCATGTTTTACCTACGGCTCGACCGTTGAATGGAGGGTATACCCACAACTATTATTCAAAGGATAAATTAGCTGGTTAACGCTTGACGTTTCATTTACAAGGTCATCCGAATTTTAGTTTGTGGTCGCACAATGTTTAAATATATCTAGGAGGTCTTAACATGCTTTTTATTGGCATTGATGTCGCTTCAAAAAAACATGATGTAATTATTATTTCAGAGTACGGTGAAATCCTTTCAGAGTCTTTTACTATCGAAAACTCTTCTGCTGGATTTAAAAAACTCCATACGGAAATTTCTTCCCATACGGAGCTTTTTGATAACGTCCATATAGGGCTTGAAGAAACTGGTATTTACTCCAGTAACATCCGTGACTTCTTGCACTCTGCCGGTTTCAACGTGTATATGATTAACCCCGTTCTAACCCACCACAGTAGAATGGCATATTCACTAAGAAACACAAAAACTGATAAACTTGACTGCCTTGCAATCTGTAGATATATCATGCATAATTTCACGCATCTCAAACCCTATATATCTACACTATACACGACTTCTGAACTTAAGTCATTATCTAGATTACGTCTAGATAAACTTCATACCCTTGCAAAGGCCAAAATGGAGTTCACTCGATTGCTCCAGATTACTTTCCCTGAGTTTATCAAACACTTCAAACAGCATTCTCAGTGGGCTATGAATCTTTTCTCTTCTTATCCAGCTCCTGCTAAGATTGCTCGTATGCATCTTGACACACTTGTAAGCATTATCAAAATCAAGGGGGATCGTGTTTCTGCTGCTCAATTAATCAAAAATCTTGCTAAAAAAACAATTGGTGATACTTCTATTACCAACTCACTTCTTATAGAGTCTATCATCGATGACATCAATCACTACAACAAACAGATTGCTATTATCGATAAACATCTTGATGCTCTGATGGCTGATTTTGATTTTATAACAACAATACCAGGTGTTGGTAACGTTATTGGTGCTTCTATCATTGGTGAAATCGGTGATATCTCACGCTTTAATTCACCTTCTCAACTATTAGCATTTGCCGGTCTTGATCCCTCCATCTATGAATCAGGAGAGTTCAAAGGTAAACGGTGTCGCATATCTAAACGTGGCTCTAAATACCTCAGAACTTCCATTTTTACAGCTACACGTGTTGCGTGTGTAGGAAAAGGCAAGAACAATCAATTCCGTCAGAAATATCATAAGAAAAAACTTCAAGGCAAGCATCATAATTCTGCACTTTGTAATGTGTCCAAAAACATGATAAATACCATTTTCGCTATGCTTAACAGTAAAGAGGATTTTATATACATTACATAACTCACAATATAATTTAGGTATTCTTAGCAGTACCTTTATTTATGATGTTCTTTTTTATCTATTCAATATTTTCTTCTTTTATTTCATTTTTTACTTGACTTTTGTATAGCTGGCTCCATTCTCTTATGTTAATGTCTATAGCTAGTATGATAAACTATATTTTTTAATAGGTTATTGTTACCAAATATGTTAAACCATATAACTTTCCATAAAATGATTTTTTTCTTAACTTTTTCTTAATATAACAAATAAACAAAAGAGACTAGAACTTTTCTGCAACATAAAAAAAGCAGTCCCTATGACTGCTCTCAGTAAAAAATACTACAATATAATTTTTATTGTAAATCTGTCTTGTTCAATAACTGCATCAATTTCACCTTTATGCATTGTTATAATTTCTTTGCATATGGCTAAACCTATTCCTCCACTCTCCATAGTTCTATCTGAAGTGAAAAATCTATTAAATACATCTGTTTCAGATATATTCATCCCTTCTTTTATACCATTGGTTAACTGTATATGATATTTATCATCTATCCATATAGCTGTTAATTCAACTTTTTTACCCTTATCTGCATACTTCAAAATATTCTTGAACAAGTTCTCAATGACTCTATTGAATTTATCAATATCTATAGCAATCTCTTTATCACTTTCTTTAATATTGAAATAGATCTCCATGTTATGTTCTTCTAATAAGGTTTCCCACTCATATATAGATTGTCTGATATATGTAGCTATGTTAATCTTGGCTAAGTTAAGTTTCATTTGTCCATTTGACAGCATAACATATTCAAATAGTTGTTCAATCAAGTTAGATAGGGAAGTTGATTTATTCAAACAGATGTCCAGATATTTCTGTTTTACATATTCATTTTTTTCATAATCGTCTTTCAATAAAGTCAAATACCCTGTAATAGAAGTTAGTGGAGTTCTTAAATCGTG
The window above is part of the Vallitalea guaymasensis genome. Proteins encoded here:
- a CDS encoding ABC transporter ATP-binding protein; this translates as MSDIIEIKELKKIYKMGNERVEALKGISLNIKKGECCCILGTSGSGKSTLLNMIAGLEKPTKGQIIIKGQSIEKMNEKQVTKFRQKHVGFVFQSYNLLPNLTALENVAMPMIFGGISKRKREKEAKQMLQAVGLGDRLHHKPSQMSGGQQQRVSIARAFVGTPEIVFADEATGNLDTKTTMEVMELITNMANENNQTLIMVTHDTETAVYADRVIHVRDGLIERIDETKDDILKGINYKQEA
- a CDS encoding IS110 family RNA-guided transposase — its product is MLFIGIDVASKKHDVIIISEYGEILSESFTIENSSAGFKKLHTEISSHTELFDNVHIGLEETGIYSSNIRDFLHSAGFNVYMINPVLTHHSRMAYSLRNTKTDKLDCLAICRYIMHNFTHLKPYISTLYTTSELKSLSRLRLDKLHTLAKAKMEFTRLLQITFPEFIKHFKQHSQWAMNLFSSYPAPAKIARMHLDTLVSIIKIKGDRVSAAQLIKNLAKKTIGDTSITNSLLIESIIDDINHYNKQIAIIDKHLDALMADFDFITTIPGVGNVIGASIIGEIGDISRFNSPSQLLAFAGLDPSIYESGEFKGKRCRISKRGSKYLRTSIFTATRVACVGKGKNNQFRQKYHKKKLQGKHHNSALCNVSKNMINTIFAMLNSKEDFIYIT